GTGAATAACACCGCGCTTTAAGTTAACATTGTTGGAAACCTGTCTACAATACAAAATGCTTATATTGATTTCGTAAGACCCTTTTCATTCTTCTTTGAAATTCaataataaaaggaaaatattattgatatttcaaaaatctcattctatactcctcataaatgtatttttctttctaaatatcaAAAATTTGGAGTGGAGAATGAAAAATTTGCAgtatcaataacaattccttaatAAAAACTAGACTATTATATTAGCATTTGCACAAATAAATTTCACTTTGTTGTGGCAAATATTAAAGGAATATTGAGAATAAGATGCAACTCCACTTGCACAAAAAAGGGTCGGTGTTTATTATATTACTTTTATTTTAGTCTATTAAATGTACTAAATTTATTTAAGattaatgttagagagattaaatttgtaaattaaatatgaaGATTGTTGATTGTATTATtacttaattattaataaaagtgttaattttttattaatgactTCTTATTTAATTTGCTAATTTATTGtacaaatttaatctacctAGCACCAGTAGCATTACCGATTGTTTAATGGAGATGTAGACTTTGCAGTGGGTAGGACCTGCTGTTGTATGAAGCTCCTCCTacaactacaaattaaatagaTTCCAAACACTCTGCGAGCTAAAGAGAGTAAGAAAGCACCAGCTCAGATCTGAATCGCGCCCTAGATCTCCTAATCCAGCTTTTCCCGCTGCATTTTCCTCAGGTTTCTCCCCATTTACTTCTCGCATCATTGCTTTTTGCTTTGCCTTTTCGGATTCCAGATCCGTTTATGTGAATTCAATCGACCGATTTTATCCGCAAATTAGCTTAATTTACTGCTTAATCGATCATAATTTGAATTCTGTATTGATTTGGGCGAAGATTGCATTATTATGCATGTGTTTTTTGAGTTCTTGCTAATTTCGTAGTCGATTGGATATATGGGTTGGTTTTATTTGCAAGATTTTTGAGCTGAAACTTGCATGTTTCAGTGGAATCTTCCTCAATTTCGCAACTTTTAGATTGATATTGCTGCATTCGTTGATGGTTTGTGGGTAGATATATGTGAGAAGCAATATTGTGTATAATATGGAGTAGCTGGCAGAGTGCAGTATATCTGTTTGGGTTTGAATTGATGTTTGGAATGCGAATTTTGTGTTTGATGTGGATGCTGAAAGATCTCTCTGCGGCTTTTTCATAGATGTTTGTGCCGGTTTAATTGGGATGATGTGAATAACTTGAGATCAGTGAGTAGAAAACAGTTAGAAAAATGTTTCGGCAGAAGGCATTTGGAAACACTGCTAATGgaagtttttttcttcaacttatGCTACTTCTGGCAGGATTTCTAGTTTGCAGAATTTATAGTCATGTCGAGGAGGCCAGTAAATCCTTCCAGACGCATTGGTGATGGTGGAAGTATCCCATTTGTGGGTGCGGTGCAATCCAAAGCACGCTCATCACCTCTACTGTCCATAGGACTTGTGCTTGTGGTACTTTCTATCACCATTTTCTTCCGGtgcatcattatttttttttgagatcatggtgtaatcctaacatatccaGAAACAAACAGTCCTGACAAAGTTGAGCACAAACAGATGACTAAAATGTGTCCACTATAAATTCAATCCTAGTAGTAATACCGTCACCGAACCCAATTACACGAGCAGGTCTAGTTTCTTTAGGAAAATACTGACTATTAACTTTTAAATTTCAGGGTGCAGTTCTTCTCGTCTTCTACGCTTTTAGCGGGTCAGGTTAGTAGTTGTTTTGACTTCTACTTGCAAGTGAGGTTTATCAAAAACAATATTTCCTAAAATTATGGTATGAAGAAGTGTGATTCTAATGTCATCCCAACTCTTAACAAAAAACGTTGACGGGGGCATATATCTTTTCATCCACCTTTCAAGAAAAGTGTTTAGGCAAGCTATGCAACTCTGACAGCAACCAACACTGTCCTTTCTACATTCCATTTTGTTCTCAATTATTATGGTTTGTATTACAGGTGGCCAGAGCACTAAAGAGGCTGTAATTAAACTTGAAGGTATATTTCATGATCTATTCTATTGTCTAGTGTCCATAACTCTTAAAAAGTTTTGGGTTATCGAATACAATAGCACACATACTTACCAAAATGGGATGCTAGAATTCCATATTGTCTATCATAAATTTCTTACATTGCATCCTTGAACTCACTAGTTAtctatatatgttttatttagCGAGCCTATCCAATTCTGTTGGATTCTCGGTAGAATTGTATAGATTCCATCAGGAGTTGGTGTAATTGTTTTTTGTCCTAGAGGAACAAGGCTGTACAAAATTATTCTGTTGAACAGTTCAGGCAAACTGATTGTCCTAGAGGAACAAGGCTGTACGGAATTATTCTGTTGAACAGTTCAGGCAAACTGATCTTAGTTGTTTCAAAATATGTAAATATCATTATAAAGTCTCcgtttccttttattttaatcTACTTTTTTAAGAATTAGAAACTCTTTGCTGtgagagaattttttttctgtatttttgtgTTGTATTTTAGCATGTAGGTTTTTCCAGGTACAAAAACTATTTTAGAGTTTGAAAATCTCTAATTTGTACATGTAGGTGGTTTTTCGTGTACATTTGAAGTTCAAAGAGTAATACCTATACTAAAGAAAGCATATGGTGATAGCATGCGTAAGGTGTTGCACGTGGGCCCTGAAACCTGCTCAGTGGTATCTAAATTACTAAAAGAAGAGGATACTGAAGCATGGGGTGTGGAACCATATGACTTGGAAGATGCTGACGCAAGTTGCAAGAGTCTTGTTAGCAAAGGCATTGTGCGGGCGGCTGATATAAAGTTTCCACTGCCATACCGGGCAAAATCTTTTTCTCTCGTAATAACATCGGATGCATTAGATTACTTGTCTCCAAAGTACCTCAACAGAACTCTTCCAGAGTTGGCGCGGGTATCTGCTGATGGTGTTGTTATCTTTACTGGTAAAATTTTCTCAGTAAACACACCACCCCACCCCCTGTCCAAATGAGATTTACTGATGGTATTTGTCTGCATCTCTATTCAAAATCGGTTAGCAGAAGCTAATACTTCAACTTAAATGGTGGAGGTGCAGGCGTACTGCCTTACTGATCAAAATCTAAACACAATCTTTTAGTTGGTCATGCCTGTGATTGATTATACAAATCATACATGACAGTTATTGTTCTCTTTGAATTTTTACGTACTTGTCGTTTCCTTTTATAGGTTATCCAGGTCAGCATAGAGCTAACGTTGCGGAGTTATCCAAATTTGGCCGTCCAGTAAGTTATTAATGTTTAATAACACATCGATGACAATTGCTGGTGCAATACTATTTTTGCttctcaatttcattttcttgctTTGATTGTATGGATGTGGCAAGTTTAACTTCCTATTAACTTCACAAAAGTTAAATCTGGAAGAATGAcgcaatgatttttttttgaaggCGAAATTGCGAAGCTCATCTTGGTGGATAAGGTACTTTGTTCAAACAAGACTAGAAGAGAACGAAGTGGCCTCAAAGAAGTTTGAACAGGCTGCACTAAAGAAATCTTACACACCTACCTGCCAAGTTTTCCACCTCAAGTCATACCACTAAAATCACAAATTTGCATCTTTACTCTATCAGCCTCTTGGTGAAAACACCGAGTACAAAACGTTTTCAGCACCCGAAGGGTAAGTTTATATTTAATGGGAATACAGAGCCAAATTGTGCGCTTGGGTTTGATGCATGACCTTCCGATCGATCTTTGTAGGCAAAAGTGAGTTCTCATGTGTTGGCTTTCATCCTCACTATGTATTCTTTGGCATGATGTATTTGTTTTTCCTCAACATTCTTGCTTCTTCTTGTTGTTGCTGTAATAGATTTGTTAGTACTCTCTACatctatttttgtttattatatttataaaacACAAAGGTTGTTCTTTTGTGACCGAAAGATCACAGATTCGAGTCATGGAAACAACCTCTTTGCAAAGTAAGGGTATGGCTGCAGATGATAGACTCCGCCCTCCCCGCTTGTTGGCTttataaaacacaaaataatttcTTAGTGATCACTATAATATCTCATGAATGGATGGCATCTTGTCCCTTATGGTTAAAAGGAAATGACGATCCAATGATTTTCCAAAACAAATTGCCAGATTTACCACATCCAGACtccattaaatttttaaaagggCATGGTATTTACTCTCCGAGATTATTTCTCGACACACCCCTCATCATTTTTGgcttttggattgaataaatcaaaggatAATGAAGGgcttttggattgaataaatcaaagaataATTAAGGGATGGAAACTAAGAGGAGCATTCAGGGGTtgagaaagggtgtgaaaatgATTTCGTTTTGAGAAACTACCACATCATTTGGTGAATATAGCTTACTAGTGTACAGGACCTTGGTTATTCATTTACTgtctaaaataaaactaaagttGTACTTTaccttttgaaactcaaaattgtcACTTAAGTTCATAAAAGCTTTTAGGTTTTCCCTACAAccctttgaaactcaaaattatcACATAAGTTCATACTGCTCACAATTGCTTGCAACAATATACCAAGATGTATTTATGTACATTTTTTCGGAAGCACTTCAAGCATTTTAATAGAAGTGCTTCTAAGTTTAAGCTAAAGTGCTTTTACAAGAAGAagtccaagaaaaaaaaattaaaaaaactgagcaggaaaggagaaatttttccaagtgccgggaacaccatgacacatggtgttccctcacacattaggatttgacatcttggatatccttcaattttatatttcaataaataaataaaattaaatcctAATGGGTGAGGGAACACCATGTGTCATGACGTGGGAAAAATTTCTCGCAGGAAAGTGCTCTTATAACCCTTATTTTTTGCTGGAGAAGTGCTTTTATGAGTTGGAGTTGGCAGTTAAGGCTGACCTGCGCCAAAAATCATCGACGACGGTGAAGGCATGGCCTCCAGAGACCAACA
This genomic stretch from Pyrus communis chromosome 2, drPyrComm1.1, whole genome shotgun sequence harbors:
- the LOC137725805 gene encoding probable pectin methylesterase CGR2; amino-acid sequence: MSRRPVNPSRRIGDGGSIPFVGAVQSKARSSPLLSIGLVLVGAVLLVFYAFSGSGGQSTKEAVIKLEGGFSCTFEVQRVIPILKKAYGDSMRKVLHVGPETCSVVSKLLKEEDTEAWGVEPYDLEDADASCKSLVSKGIVRAADIKFPLPYRAKSFSLVITSDALDYLSPKYLNRTLPELARVSADGVVIFTGYPGQHRANVAELSKFGRPAKLRSSSWWIRYFVQTRLEENEVASKKFEQAALKKSYTPTCQVFHLKSYH